A genomic stretch from Petrimonas mucosa includes:
- a CDS encoding Gfo/Idh/MocA family protein, whose product MTTRRQFIKNVAIGTAAVSASKVGGVLPSFSASSYRNIVGANDRIRIAGIGVNARGNALARGFANEKERGCVVTDICDVDSRAIEKGIKTVQDAAGNKPRGHEDIRKMLESNDFDAVFIATPDHWHAPAALMAMKAGKHVYLEKPTSHSPEENEILIAAEKKYRKVVQVGNQRRSWPNVAHAIKEIHDGVIGEVHYGKSWYYNKRPSMGTGNVISPPDWLNWELWQGPAPRVDYKDNIVHYNWHWVWHWGTGEALNNGMHFVDLLRWGMKLDYPVSVDSIGGRYHYQDDWETPDTQLVNFKFANGKVMTWESQSCVRSSISGHGSGVTFYGDKGSLTIGGGNEYRVFDLDNKLVKHVDSKMVFEEGNLVNPTQSLDAYHFQNFFDAIRKGEKLNSPLTEACISTQLVQLSNISHRVGRSLNIDQRKGTIVKDREANKLWKRDYAKGWEMKV is encoded by the coding sequence ATGACAACAAGAAGACAATTTATTAAAAATGTAGCCATAGGAACTGCCGCGGTTTCCGCGAGTAAAGTAGGCGGTGTTTTACCCAGCTTCAGCGCGTCGAGTTACCGAAACATCGTGGGTGCTAATGATCGCATCCGCATCGCGGGTATTGGTGTAAATGCCAGAGGCAACGCGTTGGCTAGAGGATTCGCCAACGAAAAGGAGCGGGGTTGCGTCGTGACCGATATTTGTGACGTAGACTCGAGAGCGATAGAAAAGGGAATTAAAACGGTTCAAGATGCAGCCGGCAACAAGCCAAGAGGGCATGAGGATATTCGAAAGATGCTGGAATCGAACGATTTCGATGCTGTTTTTATAGCTACTCCTGACCATTGGCACGCTCCGGCCGCATTGATGGCCATGAAAGCAGGAAAGCATGTTTACCTGGAAAAGCCAACCAGCCATAGCCCCGAGGAGAATGAAATCTTGATCGCTGCTGAAAAAAAGTACCGGAAGGTAGTCCAAGTCGGCAACCAACGCCGTTCATGGCCAAACGTGGCACATGCCATAAAAGAGATCCACGATGGCGTGATTGGTGAAGTTCATTACGGGAAAAGCTGGTATTACAACAAACGCCCTTCCATGGGAACCGGAAATGTTATTTCTCCCCCCGATTGGCTGAACTGGGAACTTTGGCAAGGGCCTGCCCCTCGCGTCGACTATAAAGACAATATTGTTCATTACAACTGGCACTGGGTGTGGCATTGGGGAACCGGTGAAGCACTGAATAACGGCATGCACTTTGTGGATCTTCTTCGCTGGGGCATGAAGCTCGATTATCCCGTGTCGGTGGATTCCATCGGTGGCAGGTACCACTATCAGGACGACTGGGAAACACCCGACACCCAACTGGTCAACTTCAAGTTTGCCAACGGCAAAGTGATGACCTGGGAAAGCCAAAGCTGCGTTCGTTCAAGTATATCAGGACATGGCAGTGGAGTAACTTTCTACGGGGATAAAGGTAGCCTCACGATAGGAGGCGGTAATGAATACAGGGTGTTTGACCTGGATAATAAACTGGTTAAACACGTGGATAGCAAGATGGTATTCGAAGAAGGGAACCTGGTGAATCCCACGCAAAGCCTTGATGCATACCACTTCCAAAACTTTTTCGACGCCATTCGTAAAGGAGAAAAATTAAACTCTCCCCTCACCGAAGCATGCATAAGTACACAATTGGTACAGCTATCTAATATTTCACACCGGGTAGGAAGATCGTTAAATATCGATCAAAGAAAAGGTACTATCGTGAAAGATAGAGAAGCGAACAAACTGTGGAAAAGAGATTATGCAAAGGGTTGGGAAATGAAAGTATAA
- a CDS encoding Gfo/Idh/MocA family protein, whose protein sequence is MKLRIILSVLLSGFLFVSHAQMKIGIIGLDTSHSIAFTKFINGADKKEEYKDFQIVAAYPYGSKSIKSSYDRIPGYIEQVKEMGVEIVSSIPELLDKVDCVLLETNDGNLHLEQAYEVFKAGKIMFIDKPIGANLAQAIAIYELSKKYNVPIFSSSALRYVPESQKLRNGELGEVQGVNTYTPGTLEPSHADMAWYGIHGIEALFTVMGTGCVSVNRMSSEGSDVIVGLWDDGRIGTVRAIREGHRPYDGHAFTDKGIVSTGKYQGYEPLLREILNFFTTGIPPVSEKETLEIFTFIEAADESKGAKGKIVSMEETFKKGAKDARKLIRKLK, encoded by the coding sequence ATGAAGTTAAGAATTATTTTATCGGTACTCTTATCGGGATTTTTGTTTGTATCCCACGCCCAAATGAAAATTGGGATAATCGGGTTGGACACCTCCCACTCCATCGCTTTTACCAAATTTATAAATGGAGCGGATAAAAAGGAGGAATATAAAGATTTTCAGATTGTGGCAGCCTACCCGTATGGATCCAAGTCCATTAAATCGAGCTACGATCGTATCCCCGGATACATCGAGCAAGTGAAAGAGATGGGCGTGGAGATTGTCTCTTCCATCCCGGAACTTTTGGACAAGGTAGATTGCGTGTTGCTGGAGACGAACGACGGCAATCTGCATTTGGAACAGGCCTACGAGGTATTCAAGGCAGGAAAAATCATGTTTATTGACAAGCCAATAGGCGCGAACCTGGCCCAAGCTATCGCTATCTACGAGTTATCCAAAAAATACAATGTTCCCATCTTCTCTTCCTCTGCCTTGAGATATGTACCGGAGAGCCAAAAACTCCGCAATGGAGAGTTGGGGGAAGTACAAGGTGTTAACACGTACACGCCCGGGACGCTTGAACCGTCGCATGCCGATATGGCATGGTATGGTATCCACGGCATTGAGGCACTGTTCACCGTAATGGGCACGGGGTGTGTATCCGTGAACCGGATGTCCTCCGAAGGATCGGATGTAATTGTAGGTCTTTGGGACGATGGAAGAATCGGCACCGTAAGAGCCATCCGGGAAGGACATAGGCCTTACGATGGGCATGCTTTCACCGATAAAGGGATCGTATCGACCGGTAAATACCAAGGTTATGAACCCTTATTGAGAGAGATATTAAACTTCTTCACGACCGGGATCCCCCCGGTGAGTGAAAAAGAGACATTGGAAATCTTCACCTTTATTGAAGCTGCTGACGAGAGTAAAGGCGCGAAGGGAAAGATAGTTTCAATGGAAGAGACCTTTAAAAAGGGAGCGAAAGATGCTCGGAAGCTAATCCGAAAATTAAAATAA
- a CDS encoding putative oxidoreductase C-terminal domain-containing protein, with translation MKKCFTIIAAITLLLVSCTGKTNKTDMNQTVFTGEAGEVKLIILAPGHFHASLLQKSRMEQVNDSVQVYAAAEDAGLRQYLSAIESFNQREQDPTHWNTILYTGNDFLERMVSDKKGNVVVLAGNNRDKTEYIRAAVEAGVNVLSDKPMAISPADFRLLEEAYQVADSKNVMLYDMMTERYDMLNIIERELINDSDLFGELQPGTPDDPAVYMESVHHFYKEVSGAPLIRPAWYYDVEQQGEGIADVTTHLIDQLFWKCFPAEPINYQQDVGNISSTHWATEITLAQFKRSTGEASFPGYLQKQLDNGLLKVFANGTVVFDVKGSHVGLKVLWNWEAPEGGGDTFVSEIKGTKAILRTEQNREQGFVKQLYVQRPNDIDKSAFEENLTKSINKLQANYPFISCSKTGSEGSYLVNIPRENREGHESHFTYVAERFFQYLVDRDMPEWEISNTLAKYFITTKAVEEARTTDNNE, from the coding sequence ATGAAAAAATGTTTCACCATCATCGCTGCTATAACTCTTTTATTGGTATCCTGTACCGGGAAAACCAATAAAACGGACATGAATCAAACAGTGTTTACGGGAGAAGCGGGGGAGGTAAAACTAATTATCCTCGCGCCGGGTCATTTCCATGCCAGCTTGCTTCAAAAAAGCAGGATGGAGCAAGTGAATGACTCGGTGCAGGTTTATGCAGCCGCCGAAGATGCCGGACTGCGCCAATATCTCTCCGCGATCGAATCATTTAACCAACGGGAACAAGATCCTACTCATTGGAATACAATCCTCTACACGGGTAACGATTTTCTTGAAAGGATGGTATCCGATAAAAAAGGAAACGTGGTTGTCCTCGCGGGGAATAACCGGGATAAAACCGAGTATATTCGGGCCGCCGTAGAGGCGGGGGTAAACGTGTTATCGGACAAGCCAATGGCGATAAGCCCTGCAGATTTCCGCTTGCTGGAAGAGGCATACCAAGTTGCCGATTCGAAAAACGTGATGCTCTATGATATGATGACCGAGCGATACGATATGCTTAACATAATTGAAAGAGAGCTGATCAACGATTCCGATCTTTTCGGGGAGTTACAACCGGGAACACCGGATGATCCTGCCGTTTACATGGAAAGCGTTCATCATTTTTACAAAGAGGTGTCAGGTGCCCCGCTGATTCGTCCCGCTTGGTATTACGATGTAGAACAACAGGGAGAAGGAATTGCCGACGTGACCACCCACTTAATTGATCAGCTGTTTTGGAAATGCTTCCCAGCTGAGCCGATCAACTATCAACAGGATGTTGGGAATATATCATCCACGCACTGGGCCACGGAGATCACCCTTGCTCAATTCAAGCGATCAACCGGGGAAGCTAGTTTCCCGGGTTATTTGCAAAAACAGCTTGACAATGGGTTATTAAAGGTGTTTGCCAACGGCACCGTCGTTTTTGATGTAAAGGGTAGCCACGTGGGCTTGAAAGTCCTTTGGAATTGGGAAGCGCCCGAGGGAGGTGGCGACACTTTCGTATCCGAAATAAAGGGCACCAAGGCGATACTACGGACAGAACAAAACAGAGAGCAAGGGTTCGTGAAACAGTTGTATGTTCAACGACCGAATGATATCGACAAGAGTGCTTTCGAAGAGAATTTAACGAAGTCCATTAACAAATTACAAGCGAACTATCCCTTTATCTCTTGTTCGAAAACCGGATCCGAGGGGTCGTACTTGGTCAATATTCCCCGAGAAAACAGAGAGGGACATGAGTCGCATTTCACGTACGTGGCCGAGCGGTTTTTCCAATATTTGGTCGATCGTGATATGCCGGAGTGGGAAATTTCAAACACGTTGGCAAAATATTTCATCACCACAAAGGCAGTAGAGGAGGCCAGAACAACAGACAACAATGAATAG
- a CDS encoding Gfo/Idh/MocA family protein: protein MEDSNKKERENLESQPSQDKPEQKPAKDISRRNALKAFAGIPVAGIFGYELFKKINHDTGKRDRITRELGLDKMEFPIPDYGKKGSPDILRVGIIGFGRRAEQLSAALGFMHPEEVKRRKNNNSLQSWLEQEDLGVAITGICDVFDLHAEHGMTIANNSLRHGASKLPIKRYRTYQDMLADKDIDAVIISTPDHHHGFMAIDAVRAGKHVYLEKSVAHTEEELNLLYNTVKESNITFQLGHQITQSTVFKQAKEIIDKNVLGKITLIETTSNRNTAEGAWIRHLDADGNLKPGDEKSIDWEQWLGNTPYVPFSVDRFYNWTKWFAYGTGLIGQLFTHEFDAVNQLMRIGIPHSVSSSGGIYYWKDNREIPDSLHCVFEYPDKDLTLLYSGNLASSRSRGRVFMGHDASMELGNNIKITVDRNSTQYRKGISSGLIETSSPMLTFNPGAGQIDAVTSASEKYYADRGLTNTVINGRQIDVTHLHVREWLDCIRENKTTSANIEVAYEEGIACLMAHRSYLEKRQMFWDAENRKIV, encoded by the coding sequence ATGGAAGATAGTAACAAGAAAGAGAGGGAGAACCTCGAGAGCCAACCTTCGCAAGATAAGCCTGAACAAAAGCCGGCAAAAGACATTTCGCGGCGAAACGCGTTGAAAGCGTTCGCGGGGATACCTGTTGCCGGAATATTTGGCTACGAATTGTTCAAGAAAATCAATCACGACACGGGTAAAAGGGACCGTATCACACGTGAACTTGGCCTGGATAAAATGGAATTCCCTATTCCCGATTACGGGAAAAAGGGTTCCCCCGATATTCTTCGGGTAGGCATAATCGGATTCGGGCGTCGCGCTGAACAGCTCTCTGCTGCTCTCGGATTCATGCACCCCGAGGAGGTAAAAAGAAGAAAAAACAATAATAGCCTGCAGAGCTGGCTTGAACAGGAGGATCTTGGCGTTGCTATTACTGGAATTTGCGATGTATTCGATCTGCACGCTGAACATGGTATGACCATCGCTAACAACAGCCTGCGTCACGGGGCATCGAAGCTCCCTATCAAACGCTATCGCACGTACCAAGATATGCTTGCCGACAAAGATATTGACGCGGTTATTATTTCCACACCGGATCATCATCATGGTTTCATGGCAATTGATGCCGTTAGGGCAGGAAAACACGTTTATCTTGAAAAAAGTGTCGCGCACACCGAGGAAGAGTTGAACTTATTATACAACACGGTAAAAGAGAGCAATATTACTTTCCAGCTGGGCCATCAAATAACGCAGAGTACCGTTTTCAAACAGGCAAAAGAGATTATCGACAAGAACGTGTTGGGTAAGATTACCCTGATTGAGACCACCAGTAATCGCAATACCGCCGAGGGTGCCTGGATCCGGCATTTAGATGCGGACGGGAATCTAAAGCCGGGCGATGAAAAGAGCATCGACTGGGAACAATGGCTAGGGAACACCCCCTATGTGCCTTTCAGTGTCGACCGGTTCTACAACTGGACAAAATGGTTTGCTTACGGTACCGGATTAATTGGCCAGCTATTTACCCATGAGTTCGACGCGGTAAATCAACTCATGCGAATTGGCATTCCTCATTCGGTCTCCTCATCGGGAGGGATATACTATTGGAAAGACAATAGAGAGATACCCGATAGCCTGCATTGCGTATTTGAATACCCCGATAAAGATTTAACCCTGTTATATAGCGGGAATCTGGCATCCAGTAGAAGCCGGGGACGTGTATTCATGGGGCACGACGCTTCAATGGAACTCGGGAACAACATTAAAATAACGGTCGATAGAAACTCAACGCAGTACAGGAAAGGGATATCATCCGGGTTAATTGAAACTTCATCACCCATGCTTACTTTCAATCCCGGTGCCGGACAAATCGACGCGGTGACTTCTGCTTCAGAAAAGTACTACGCTGATCGCGGATTGACCAACACGGTGATCAATGGACGGCAAATTGACGTTACCCATTTGCACGTGCGCGAGTGGCTGGATTGCATCCGAGAAAATAAAACTACCAGCGCGAACATAGAGGTCGCCTACGAAGAGGGGATTGCCTGCTTAATGGCGCACCGTTCATATCTTGAAAAACGTCAAATGTTTTGGGACGCAGAAAACAGAAAAATCGTTTAA
- a CDS encoding DoxX family membrane protein — MNSEKTYTKSQLAFLLVLRFAIGWHVLYEGISKVLNPQWTSANFLQESKGILSGLSSWIISNADVLAVVDFLNVWGLVLIGLGILFGFLFKPAAIAGSILIFIYYLSVPPLVGYEYTLPTDGSNLVVNRTLIEAIALFGLILFPTNKIFGLDYFIYSRKKGKLHYGR, encoded by the coding sequence ATGAATAGCGAAAAAACATACACGAAATCGCAACTGGCCTTTTTACTGGTCCTACGATTCGCGATAGGATGGCACGTGTTGTACGAGGGGATATCAAAAGTACTCAATCCCCAGTGGACATCCGCTAATTTTCTACAAGAGTCGAAAGGTATCTTATCAGGCCTTTCAAGTTGGATTATTTCGAACGCCGATGTACTCGCCGTCGTCGACTTTTTAAACGTGTGGGGACTGGTTTTAATTGGGCTCGGTATTCTATTTGGGTTCCTTTTTAAGCCCGCCGCTATCGCCGGATCCATTTTGATATTTATCTATTACTTATCCGTGCCCCCCCTCGTTGGATATGAATACACGCTTCCTACCGATGGAAGCAATTTGGTGGTAAATAGAACACTCATAGAAGCGATCGCGCTTTTTGGATTGATACTGTTTCCAACAAATAAAATTTTCGGATTAGATTATTTTATCTATTCTCGTAAGAAAGGAAAACTCCATTATGGAAGATAG
- a CDS encoding prolyl oligopeptidase family serine peptidase produces MFIVEHAISQSYYHEYRRKSNAWSNLSSCFKPPEHLEDQLGDYRSPLMFYDGQTVETKEDWTKRRDEIRSRWMNMMGEWPSILEEQEFDIVDEEKIESFTRYRVRFYWTPNEQTEGYLFVPDKEGEKPAVISVFYEPETAAGIGGKPYRDFAYQLARRGFVTLSLGTSETTKNRTYSMYYPTREDADIQPLSLLAYAASNALEALAKMDDVNADKIGIVGHSYGGKWAMFASCLYDKFAAAAWSDPGIVFDETKGSAVNYWEPWYLGYYPPPWEKIWSKTGEQAKGLYPRLREEGFDLHELHALMAPRPFLVSGGSSDPIERWIPLNHTIAVNNLLGYTQRVAMSNRAEHSPDAHSNEIIYSFFEWFLK; encoded by the coding sequence CTGTTTATTGTAGAACATGCAATTAGTCAATCGTACTATCACGAATATAGGAGGAAAAGCAACGCCTGGAGTAACCTATCCTCCTGTTTTAAACCTCCGGAACATCTAGAAGATCAACTGGGTGATTACCGATCTCCACTTATGTTTTATGATGGGCAAACCGTGGAAACGAAGGAAGATTGGACAAAACGTCGTGATGAAATTCGCTCACGGTGGATGAATATGATGGGCGAATGGCCTTCGATACTAGAAGAGCAGGAGTTTGATATTGTTGATGAAGAGAAGATAGAATCTTTTACGCGTTATAGAGTGCGATTTTATTGGACTCCAAATGAACAGACCGAAGGTTACTTATTTGTACCTGACAAAGAAGGAGAGAAGCCGGCTGTAATTTCCGTGTTTTATGAGCCTGAAACCGCCGCTGGAATAGGAGGGAAACCATACAGGGACTTTGCATATCAATTAGCCAGAAGAGGATTCGTTACATTATCATTGGGTACTTCGGAAACGACAAAAAACAGGACCTACTCTATGTACTATCCTACCAGAGAAGATGCAGACATTCAACCTTTATCCCTATTGGCATATGCTGCCTCGAATGCCTTAGAAGCATTGGCAAAAATGGACGATGTTAACGCGGATAAAATCGGTATAGTGGGACATTCTTACGGTGGGAAATGGGCCATGTTTGCATCCTGCCTATACGATAAGTTCGCCGCTGCGGCATGGAGCGATCCGGGCATCGTATTCGACGAAACCAAGGGATCGGCGGTTAACTACTGGGAACCGTGGTACCTGGGCTACTACCCTCCTCCCTGGGAAAAAATATGGAGCAAAACCGGAGAGCAAGCCAAAGGACTCTATCCGAGATTGCGTGAGGAAGGATTCGACCTGCACGAATTACACGCGCTTATGGCACCACGTCCTTTTTTGGTCTCAGGCGGCTCATCTGATCCTATTGAAAGGTGGATTCCACTGAACCACACCATCGCGGTCAACAATCTACTAGGATATACCCAGCGGGTTGCCATGAGTAATAGAGCGGAACATAGCCCCGATGCGCATTCAAATGAAATTATCTATTCATTTTTTGAATGGTTTTTGAAATAA
- a CDS encoding glucosamine-6-phosphate deaminase, which translates to MSYTTASSDVVTFTKGMLEVRIFHTREAMGKEAAINVSDSIQRLLKQKEEINMIFAAAPSQSDFMKELIADKAIEWNRINAFHMDEYIGLEKEASQGFGNFLKRNLFDHVPLKSVHLINGQADDPEEECKRYSKLLEQHTVDIVCLGIGENGHIAFNDPPVADFKDPKQVKVVELDMPCRQQQVNENLFTGIDLVPTHAITITIPGLLRGGEMFCMVPALNKAEAVNHTLNGEISEACPASILRTKKGAILYLDRDSASLLETEEA; encoded by the coding sequence ATGTCATACACAACAGCTAGTTCAGATGTAGTTACATTCACGAAAGGAATGTTAGAAGTTAGAATTTTTCATACCCGCGAAGCGATGGGTAAAGAAGCCGCGATCAATGTATCGGACTCCATTCAACGGTTACTTAAACAGAAAGAGGAGATAAACATGATTTTCGCGGCAGCACCCTCACAAAGCGATTTCATGAAGGAGTTGATCGCGGACAAGGCAATCGAGTGGAATAGGATCAACGCCTTTCACATGGATGAATACATCGGGTTAGAAAAAGAAGCTTCGCAAGGTTTTGGTAATTTTTTAAAACGTAACCTTTTCGATCATGTACCTCTCAAAAGCGTGCATCTTATAAACGGCCAGGCCGACGATCCCGAGGAGGAGTGCAAGCGATACAGCAAGCTTTTGGAACAGCACACGGTAGACATTGTATGTCTCGGCATTGGAGAAAATGGGCACATCGCGTTCAATGATCCTCCCGTGGCGGACTTTAAAGATCCCAAGCAGGTAAAGGTCGTGGAACTGGATATGCCTTGCAGGCAACAGCAAGTCAATGAGAATCTTTTCACGGGTATCGACTTGGTGCCTACTCATGCCATCACGATTACTATCCCCGGGTTATTACGCGGAGGAGAGATGTTCTGCATGGTTCCCGCGCTGAATAAGGCCGAGGCAGTAAATCACACCCTGAACGGTGAGATCAGCGAAGCGTGCCCCGCCTCTATCTTGAGGACAAAAAAAGGTGCTATCCTCTACTTAGACCGTGATAGCGCGTCATTATTAGAAACCGAGGAAGCATAA
- a CDS encoding acyltransferase family protein, whose protein sequence is MGIGSVIVRMAAIENTPFWSGFAAQFEHPYWNGFTLWDMIFPLFMFLSGMSSPFSIDKQLESGRTRKQILWKVVKRGLILILLGIIYNTKGIELRPLTEYRYASVLGKIGASYVFANIIYLYAKPNARIVWYGALLIGYWLLLKFTAAPGFPAGDLTEAGNFASYFDRIVLPGVLSREIHDTVGLLCTITGVSTTLLGVLAGSFLKKHPMAPIKKTLWFCIAGVGLILLGLLWNLDFPINKNLWSSSYTVLTGGISLLLFALFYYIIDIKGYYKWSFFFRVIGMNSIFIYLSPIFINYSYIARAGLRWVGQLAGPYEAPVMGLCTVFVSWLVLYFMYKKKIFIKV, encoded by the coding sequence ATGGGAATTGGCAGCGTGATAGTTCGTATGGCTGCCATTGAAAACACACCATTTTGGAGCGGGTTCGCCGCTCAGTTCGAACACCCGTACTGGAATGGTTTCACGCTATGGGATATGATTTTCCCCCTGTTTATGTTCCTGTCGGGCATGTCATCCCCTTTCTCTATCGACAAACAACTGGAAAGCGGAAGAACTCGCAAGCAAATATTGTGGAAGGTCGTAAAGCGGGGCCTCATACTCATATTACTGGGCATCATCTACAACACGAAAGGAATTGAGTTACGGCCTCTCACGGAATACCGATACGCGAGTGTACTGGGTAAAATTGGTGCAAGCTATGTTTTCGCGAACATCATCTATTTATACGCTAAACCCAATGCCAGAATTGTATGGTATGGGGCGTTGCTTATCGGGTATTGGCTGTTATTGAAATTCACCGCGGCTCCCGGATTCCCGGCGGGTGACCTCACGGAAGCGGGTAACTTTGCCTCCTACTTCGATCGGATCGTGTTACCGGGAGTATTGTCACGAGAAATTCACGATACCGTGGGTTTACTCTGTACCATCACGGGAGTATCCACCACCCTACTGGGAGTGCTCGCGGGAAGTTTTTTAAAGAAACACCCGATGGCCCCGATCAAAAAGACGCTGTGGTTTTGTATTGCCGGCGTGGGACTAATTTTGCTGGGACTCCTTTGGAATCTTGATTTCCCGATCAATAAAAACTTGTGGTCGAGCTCCTATACAGTACTTACAGGCGGTATTAGCCTATTGTTGTTCGCTCTTTTTTACTACATCATCGACATCAAGGGGTATTATAAATGGTCCTTCTTCTTTAGAGTAATTGGCATGAACTCGATATTTATCTACTTATCGCCAATCTTCATTAACTACTCCTATATTGCCAGGGCAGGCCTTCGATGGGTGGGGCAGTTAGCCGGCCCGTACGAAGCCCCGGTAATGGGACTTTGTACCGTATTCGTGTCGTGGCTGGTATTGTACTTCATGTACAAGAAAAAGATTTTTATTAAAGTATAA